The following nucleotide sequence is from Barnesiella viscericola DSM 18177.
TTCAAATTCGTAGCGGGGACGGTCCATGACCACCGAGACGACATCGAGCGGCTTTACCCGGTAGTTCGACTTCACCGGCTTGCCGTTGACCAGTATGCAGCCAGCTTCGGCAGCCTGTTGCACCCGGTTGCGCGACGAGCTTTCCAGTCGGGCTACCAGAAACTTGTCGACCCGCAGCAGGCTTTGCCCTTTGTCGGCCACAAACCGAAAGTGCTCGTACAGTTCACGTTCACCCTCTTCGGCAACGATTTTATCGTCGGCTTCTATGTCTTCGTCGCAAAAATTCATGCTGGTAGATGGTTTGAATCAGTTGAACCAACTTTCATCGGTGAGGGGAGCCTCTTCGGTCGTTTGCGGAGTCTCCTCGAAGGTCGCATCGGAGTAGGTCTCGGGCATGCCGTTCCCCACAAGCAGGGTCACCGTGCTGCCGGCAGGAATCTTGTCGCCCGCTTCAAGTGTCTCGCCCCGGTATTGCAGCCCGAGGGCCAGGTCGGGATATTCCGACGGCACCTCTTGTACCTTTATATCGGTCAGTCCCCGGCTTTCAAGCGTCGAGAGGGCTTGTCGCATCGACATGTCGGCCACTTTGGGGCAGGTAATCATGCGTGGGGAGTAGGCGTTGATCGAGAGGTAGACGATACGTCCCTCCTTCACCTTGCTGCCCCCGGCGGGAGTCTGTTCCACGATGGTGCCCGGCACGGCTTCGTCGATAAAAAGCGAGTCGATAATGTCATATCTGAAACCCTCGCGGTCGAGTATGCGCAAGGCGTCGGGCAGGGCCATCGCCTTGACGTCGGGCACGAGAACCGCCTTCCCGTGGCGTGTATAGAGTTTCAACCCGTAAAGGGTGATAGCTATCAACAGGAAAAAGACGATAACCATCTGCACTAATGTTTTGATTATCGGGTGTTTCTTGAAAAATTCCATCAATTTTCCCATAATTGCTTAGGCGTAAAACAGTTCTAAGGTTTCACAAAGATACGGAAAATCGGTTGCAATAGTCATTAACTTAATTATTTTTATGAGAAAAAGATTTTGTCCCTCCGGGTCATGCCGTGTGAAGGGCATGGCTTTGTCGTTGGAGGGAGCGAGTTTTTGGGCTGCTGGTTATACAGCTATTTTAACATTTATAACTTAAATAATCTGTCACTCCTTGATTGGTATTTGAGAATGCGTTACTTTTGCAGCAAAATAATAGCTTCTGATAAACTATGAAAAGAAGTAATCTGGTCGTGATTATTATTGCCGTGTTGGCCGTCGCTTTGATAGGGACGGGCATTTTCATCTATATACAGCACAAGCAGATGTCCGATTTCAAGGAACAGGTCGAGATTGACAAGCAGCGCAGCGAGCTCGAAAAGGAGTACAGCGACCTGGCTGCCCAGTACGACCAGTTCGAGGGGCAGAAGATGATGTTCAACAACGACTCGCTGGTCGAGAAACTCGATGCCGAGAAGGTGAAGGTTCAGCGCCTGCTCGAAGAGTTGCGCACGGTGAAGAACACCAGTTCGGCCCGTATCGAGGAGTTGAAAAAGGAGTTGGCTACCCTGCGGGGCATCATGCGCCACTATGTGATGCAGATCGATTCGCTCAACGCCGCCAACAAGCAGTTGCGCGAAGAGAATGCACAGGTGACCCGCCGCTACCAGGAGGTGGCCCAGACGGCCAGCCAGTTGAAACAGGAGCGTGAGGAGCTCACCGAGAAGGTGACGCTGGCCTCGAAGCTCGATGCCGTGGGTATCGTGGTGACACCCATCGATACGAGAGGCAAGGTGGCCAAACGTATCAAGAAGACCGACAAGATAAAGATTTCCTTCTCCATCGCCAAGAACGTGACGGCCGAGGTGGGCGAGAAATACCTCTATGCCCGCATTGTGAAGCCCGACGGCGACGTGCTGGTCAAGGACCGTGCTGATGTCTTCCCCTTCGAGGATCGCGAAATCAACTTTTCGTGTCGCAAGCTCATCGAGTTTACCGGCGACGAACTGAACGATGTAACCATGTATTGGGCCGTGGAGGAGTTCCTCTATCCCGGTGAATACCGGGTCGACATCTTTGCCGACAATTACAAGATAGGTACCCGCTCGTTCATCTTGAAAGAGTGAGGGGTGATACCGATCCTGCCGCACCGTCGACCGGGGGAGGGGAGTATTAAAAAACGGTAAAAATCGAAAACAAAGGGCTCAAATATTTGTTTAATGCTAAACTCGGCGTATTTTTGCGGCGTAATGCCGGGGGCATTATTTTTTTAAGATATAAAATTGTTTAGGCAACTATAAGCAAGGCAAGTGTTGACCCTGCAACATGTAAAAGGTAAAAAGATATGAGAATAAACCGAAACGTATGGGCTGGCAGAGTGTTGGTAGCCCTCTCTCTGTTCTCTTTTTCGGCCGTCTCGGCCCAACAGCCGGTATCGCTCGATTCGTGTCGGCGCATGGCTTTGAAGAACAACAAGCAACTGCGCATCGCCGAGGAGAAGGTCAAAGGCGCCGGCTATACCAAGAAGTCGGCCCGGGGAGCCTATTTCCCGGGGATAGACTTTACCGGTACTTATATGTACAACCAAAAGTCCATCTCGCTGCTCGAAGAGGACCAGTATCTGCCCACCAAGACCTTCGACCTGGCTACCCAGCAATATAAATATAATGTGGTGACCAATCCCGTGACGGGCGAGCCCATACTGAACAACGGGCAGCCTATCCCCCAAACGGTGGCACTCATTCCCAAGGAGGCCTTCGAGTTCGACGTACACAACGTCTATGTCGGGCTGGTCACCTTGACACAACCCGTCTTCATGGGCGGAAAGATCAAGGCCTTGAACGATATAGCCGGGTATGCCGAGAAGCTGGCCGTTTCGCAACGCAACACGGCCGAGAAGGAGATTGTCTATCAGACCGACGAGGCCTACTGGCAAGTCGTTTCGCTCGTGCATAAAAAGAAACTGGCCGAGAGCTACACCGCTCTGCTCGACACCCTCAACCGCCATGTGCAGGATATGATCGAGGAGGGGGTAGCCACCCAGTCCGACGGGCTTACGGTAGCCGTGCGGCTGAATGCTGCGCAGATAACCCTGGCCAAGGTCGACAACGGCCTGGCGCTGTCGCGCATGGCTCTGGCCCAAATCTGCGGGTTGCCCGTGAACGAGGTCTTTACCCTCGAAGACGAGTCGCTCGACCGGGTGGAACCCCAGGAACAGCCGCTCGCCTACAACATGGAAGAGGTCTTCAACAACCGCAACGAAGTACTCAGCCTCAGTTATGCGGCCAAGATTTATGAGAAGAAGAAAAGTCTGGCCCTCTCCGACATGTTGCCCAAGCTGGCTTTGGTCGGCACCTATTCGTTCAGCAACCCCAATGCCTTCAACGGCTTCAAGAACGAGTTCAACGGCATGTTCAGCGTGGGGGTAATGCTCAACATTCCCATCTTGCACTGGGGGCAGAACTACAACAAGATACGGGCCGCCAAGAGCGAGGCTGTCGTGGCCAAGTTGCAATTGGCCGAGGCCAAGGAGAAAATCGAGTTGCAGGTCAATCAGGCTGCCTTCAAGGCCTCGGAGGCCTATCGCACCTACCGCATGGCGGTGAAGAATCTCGAAAAGGCCGACGAGAACCTGCGCAATGCCCAGGTGGGTTTTGAAGAGGGCGTGCTCACCACGACCAACGTACTTGAAGCCCAGACCGCCTGGCTCGAAGCCCAGTCGGAGAAAATCGATGCCGAAATCGATACCCGTCTGTGCGAGGTCTACCTGGCCAAAGCCTTGGGCACGATGAAATATTGAAAAAAAAGAAAAATAAAAAAAATAGCAAACAGGATTTACGATGGAAAATCTAAGAGAAAAAAAAGAACGCAGTTTGGTCGTTGGCCTCATTGCCTTGATTGTCATTATCGTTGTTTTGGCCCTGATTGGATTGTTCCTGTTGAAACCCGAGCCTCAGATTATCCAGGGGCAGGCCGAAGCCACTCAGGTGCGCGTGTCGGGCAAGTTGCCCGGGCGGGTAGTCGAGTTCATGGTCGAGGAGGGGCAGCATGTGAAAGCCGGCGACACGCTGGTGCACATACATTCGTCGCTTGTCGAGGCCAAGCTCTCGCAGGCCGAGGCCATGGCGTCGGTCGCCCAAGCGCAGAACAAGAAGGTCGACAGCGGCACCCGCATCGAGTTGCTCAACTCGGCCTACGACATGTGGCAACAGGCTCAGGCCGGGCTCACGATAGCCAAGAAGACCTACGACCGCATGGAGTCGCTCTATAAAAAAGGTGTCGTTTCGGCACAGAAACGTGATGAGGCCGAAGCCTCCTACAAGGCGATGATGGCCACCGAGAGTGCGGCCCGTTCGCAATACGAGATGGCCAAGGCCGGAGCCCAGGCCGAGGACAAGGCTGCCGCTGCCGCCATGGTAGCTGCCGCCAAAGGTGGTGTGGCCGAGGTCGAGTCGATACTCGACGACTCTTACCTGACGGCGCCTACCGACGGTGAAATCTCCGACATATTCCCCAACGTGGGCGAGCTGGTGAGCCTGGGTGCACCCATCATGAACGTGCTCAAACTCGACGATATGTGGGTTTCGTTTAACGTGCGCGAAGACCTGTTGGAAGACCTCACGATGGGAGCCGAGGTGCGTGCCGTGATTCCGGCACTCGACAACAAGGAGGTGACCCTCAAAGTATTCTACATTCGCGACATGGGGTCGTATGCCGTATGGCGCGCTACGAAGGTGACCGGGCAGTACGACGCCAAGACCTTCGAGGTGAAGGCCCGTCCCGTGGAGCCGGTCGACAACCTGCGTCCCGGCATGTCGGTCCTGTTGAAACGCGACAAATAAACCGGACAGCGGTATATGTTTAACGTCGGGAGATTCGATATGACAGGACAAAAGGAAAATCAGACAGGACTGTGGGCTTCCCTCGTCAGGGAGATGCGGCAACTCGTGTCTCGTCCCGCCTATGTGTTGTGCATGGTGGTGGCCCCGCTGTTTTGCTGCCTCTTCATGTTCACTTTGATGCACGAAGGGTTGCCCCACAAGATACCGGTGGCCATTGTCGACCAGGACCACTCCTCGTCGTCGCAGGATTTTACCCGACAGCTGGGAGCATTGGAGTCGGTCGACGTGCAGTACAAGTTGAACAGCTTTACCGAGGCGCGCGAACTGATGCAGGCGGGCGATATCTTCGGCTTCCTCATGATTCCCGAAGGGTTCGAGGCCAAGGCCACGGCCGGTCGTCAGCCCGAGATTTCGTTCTATACCAACAACGCCTATTTTATACCCGCCTCGCTGCTCTACAAGAACTTCAAGACCATGTCGGTGCTGGCCTCGGGAGCCGTGGTGCGCCAGGTGCTGCTGGCCACCGGGGTGGAGGAGTCGCAGATTATGGCCAAGCTGCAACCCATCGCCGCCGACATGCACGCCCTGGGCAATCCGTGGGTCAGCTATTCGGTCTACCTCAACAACTCGTTCCTGCCCGGTCTGCTGCAACTGATGATTCTGCTGGTCACGGTGTTCAGCATCGGGTCGGAAATCAAGCGAGCCACCGCACGGGAGTGGTTGCGCACGGCCGACGATTCGATTATCATCGCCATCACCGGCAAGCTCTTGCCGCAAACCATCATCTTCTTTGCCGTGGGGCTTTTCTATCTGGCCATGTTGTATGGCTACCTTCATTTCCCCATGCAGGGGAACATCTGGCACATGATTTTCGCCATGTTCCTGCTGGTGGTCGCCACGCAGAGTTTTGCCGTGATTATCATGAGTATAGCCCCCTCGTTGCGTATCGGGTTGAGTGCAGCCGGTCTGGTGGGTGTCCTGTCACTCTCCATTGCCGGGTTCTCGTTCCCGGTACCGGCCATGTATCTGCCCTTCCAGGCCATGTCGTATGTGCTGCCGGTGCGGCACTATTTCCTGATATATGTCGACCAGGCGCTCAATGGCATACCGCTCTATTACTCGCGTTGGCATTATGTGGCACTCATTCTCTTTGCCGTAGCCTCGACCCCGTTGTTGCCCCGGCTTAAAAAAGCCCTCATGCGGCAGGTATATGTGCCGTGATGTAAAAAACAGACTGTGATTATGAAATTATTGCGTTCCATAAAAATAGGATTGGCCGACATCTACTACATTTGGCGGCGGGAGTATCATGCCGTCTTTCAGGATTTCGGTGTGATTCTCTTCTTCTTTGCTCTGCCGTTTGTCTATCCCATTGTCTATGCCGCGGTCTATAATCCCGAGGTGGTGCGCGAGGTGCCCATGGTGGTAGTCGACAACGCCCGCACGCCGTTGAGCCGGGAACTGGCTCGCGAGATGGACGCCACGCCGCATGCCCACATCGTCTCCTACTGTGCCAACATGGACGAGGCCAAGCGCATGATGCACGAGAAGAACTGTTACGGGATTCTCTTTATCCCGAGCGATTTCAGCCAGAAGATAGAGCGGGGCGAGCAGAGTGTCGTTTCGTTCTACTCCGACATGAGTATTCTGCTCAACTACAAGGGATTTCTTATCGCTCTGACCGATGTGACCCTGAACCTCGGAGGCCAGTTGCAGACCCAGTCGCTGGGTGGTGCCACCCAGGAGCAGATCAACGTGGCTACCCAACCCATTCCCTATGTATCGGTCAACCTCTACAACCCCGAGTCGGGACTGGCTTCGTTCCTGTTGCCGGCCATCTTGATTCTCATTTTGCAGCAGAGTCTCATTTTGGGTATCGGCATGTTGGCGGGGGGGATCTATGAGCATCACCGGCTGCACCTCTTTTACAGCGGTCGCGAGCACATGCACAACAACGTGTTGCACCTGGTTGTGGGCAAGGCCCTGTGCTATTTCAGCCTGTATGTATTGTGCACGGCCTATATCCTGCATTTCATACCCTGGCTTTTCAAATTCCCCCAGATAGGCAGTCAGGTCGAGATTTACGCGTTTGCCGTTCCCTTCCTGCTCTCGTCGATATTCTTCGGCATGACCCTCTCGGTCTTTGTGCGGGAGCGTGAGAGCTCTTTTCTGCTCTTCGTCTTCACCTCGGTTATTTTCCTCTTCATCTCGGGAATCACTTGGCCGCGCTATGCCATGCCTGAGTATTGGCAGTGGCTGGGAGCCATCATTCCGTCGACCTGGGGCATCGAGGGGTTCGTGCGCATGAATACGGCCGGAGCCGGTATCTACGATGTGCGCCATGCCTACACAATGCTGTGGATTCTGACCGGAGTCTATTTCGTTACCACCTGTCTGGTGTATCGTTATCAGATTTGGAAAGATAAGAAGCGGGGCCATTCGGGAGTACTCGAATCGGAATAATTCGCTTTACACAAGTAATCCCCTTACGGCGAGCAGCCTTCTTTTGCAGGAGTCGGCCCGCCGCTTTTTTTGAGAAAAAAGGCTTGTCTTAACTGGATTTTGACAAATTATGATTATCTTTATCGCCCTTTCCCAAAAACAAGAAAATTTAAATAAATAGTTTATGAATCATACGATACACAACCGTTTGGGGCTTGTTGCCATAGTAAGCCTGATTTCATTTTCTTTATGGGCCGAAGCGCCTGCCGGATATTACGATGCCGCCATAGGCAAGAGTGGCGAGGCGTTGCAGAAGAGTTTGTCGGCCATCATCAGTAATGCCGACAATGTGGGTTACGATGGCTTGTGGGAGGTTTACAAAACGACCGACCGACGGCCCGACGGCAAGGTGTGGGATATGTATTCCGATGCGACTGATTTTACTTTTGGAACCGATAAGTGCGGGAATTACAAGAATGAAGGCGATTGCTATAACCGGGAGCACTCGGTACCCAAGAGCTGGTTCAGCAAAGCCTCTCCCATGTATTCCGATGCCTGGCATGTCTATCCTACCGACGGCAAGATAAACAGCTACCGT
It contains:
- a CDS encoding HlyD family secretion protein; translated protein: MENLREKKERSLVVGLIALIVIIVVLALIGLFLLKPEPQIIQGQAEATQVRVSGKLPGRVVEFMVEEGQHVKAGDTLVHIHSSLVEAKLSQAEAMASVAQAQNKKVDSGTRIELLNSAYDMWQQAQAGLTIAKKTYDRMESLYKKGVVSAQKRDEAEASYKAMMATESAARSQYEMAKAGAQAEDKAAAAAMVAAAKGGVAEVESILDDSYLTAPTDGEISDIFPNVGELVSLGAPIMNVLKLDDMWVSFNVREDLLEDLTMGAEVRAVIPALDNKEVTLKVFYIRDMGSYAVWRATKVTGQYDAKTFEVKARPVEPVDNLRPGMSVLLKRDK
- a CDS encoding PASTA domain-containing protein yields the protein MGKLMEFFKKHPIIKTLVQMVIVFFLLIAITLYGLKLYTRHGKAVLVPDVKAMALPDALRILDREGFRYDIIDSLFIDEAVPGTIVEQTPAGGSKVKEGRIVYLSINAYSPRMITCPKVADMSMRQALSTLESRGLTDIKVQEVPSEYPDLALGLQYRGETLEAGDKIPAGSTVTLLVGNGMPETYSDATFEETPQTTEEAPLTDESWFN
- a CDS encoding ABC transporter permease, which codes for MKLLRSIKIGLADIYYIWRREYHAVFQDFGVILFFFALPFVYPIVYAAVYNPEVVREVPMVVVDNARTPLSRELAREMDATPHAHIVSYCANMDEAKRMMHEKNCYGILFIPSDFSQKIERGEQSVVSFYSDMSILLNYKGFLIALTDVTLNLGGQLQTQSLGGATQEQINVATQPIPYVSVNLYNPESGLASFLLPAILILILQQSLILGIGMLAGGIYEHHRLHLFYSGREHMHNNVLHLVVGKALCYFSLYVLCTAYILHFIPWLFKFPQIGSQVEIYAFAVPFLLSSIFFGMTLSVFVRERESSFLLFVFTSVIFLFISGITWPRYAMPEYWQWLGAIIPSTWGIEGFVRMNTAGAGIYDVRHAYTMLWILTGVYFVTTCLVYRYQIWKDKKRGHSGVLESE
- a CDS encoding GumC domain-containing protein, whose protein sequence is MKRSNLVVIIIAVLAVALIGTGIFIYIQHKQMSDFKEQVEIDKQRSELEKEYSDLAAQYDQFEGQKMMFNNDSLVEKLDAEKVKVQRLLEELRTVKNTSSARIEELKKELATLRGIMRHYVMQIDSLNAANKQLREENAQVTRRYQEVAQTASQLKQEREELTEKVTLASKLDAVGIVVTPIDTRGKVAKRIKKTDKIKISFSIAKNVTAEVGEKYLYARIVKPDGDVLVKDRADVFPFEDREINFSCRKLIEFTGDELNDVTMYWAVEEFLYPGEYRVDIFADNYKIGTRSFILKE
- a CDS encoding TolC family protein, with amino-acid sequence MRINRNVWAGRVLVALSLFSFSAVSAQQPVSLDSCRRMALKNNKQLRIAEEKVKGAGYTKKSARGAYFPGIDFTGTYMYNQKSISLLEEDQYLPTKTFDLATQQYKYNVVTNPVTGEPILNNGQPIPQTVALIPKEAFEFDVHNVYVGLVTLTQPVFMGGKIKALNDIAGYAEKLAVSQRNTAEKEIVYQTDEAYWQVVSLVHKKKLAESYTALLDTLNRHVQDMIEEGVATQSDGLTVAVRLNAAQITLAKVDNGLALSRMALAQICGLPVNEVFTLEDESLDRVEPQEQPLAYNMEEVFNNRNEVLSLSYAAKIYEKKKSLALSDMLPKLALVGTYSFSNPNAFNGFKNEFNGMFSVGVMLNIPILHWGQNYNKIRAAKSEAVVAKLQLAEAKEKIELQVNQAAFKASEAYRTYRMAVKNLEKADENLRNAQVGFEEGVLTTTNVLEAQTAWLEAQSEKIDAEIDTRLCEVYLAKALGTMKY
- a CDS encoding ABC transporter permease; the protein is MTGQKENQTGLWASLVREMRQLVSRPAYVLCMVVAPLFCCLFMFTLMHEGLPHKIPVAIVDQDHSSSSQDFTRQLGALESVDVQYKLNSFTEARELMQAGDIFGFLMIPEGFEAKATAGRQPEISFYTNNAYFIPASLLYKNFKTMSVLASGAVVRQVLLATGVEESQIMAKLQPIAADMHALGNPWVSYSVYLNNSFLPGLLQLMILLVTVFSIGSEIKRATAREWLRTADDSIIIAITGKLLPQTIIFFAVGLFYLAMLYGYLHFPMQGNIWHMIFAMFLLVVATQSFAVIIMSIAPSLRIGLSAAGLVGVLSLSIAGFSFPVPAMYLPFQAMSYVLPVRHYFLIYVDQALNGIPLYYSRWHYVALILFAVASTPLLPRLKKALMRQVYVP